The Deltaproteobacteria bacterium sequence CCGCTTCGATGATTTTTAGAATGCGGTCTCCAACAGCCTCGAAGGCAGCCGCATCTGACGGAATGTCCTCATTGGCCACTGTCGATTCCTCTTCTATAACGGGCGTTTTACCAACCATTGAGACCTCGCTTAAGCAGCTTTCTCGTCACCACTATCGCGCTTACTGGCCTTGAGGTAGGGCTTGAGACTTTCCTCGAGGATACGCGGGTGTTGTTCGGACTGAATTGAAACAATGGTATCGATGAGGAGCATTTTTGTAACGCGCTCCTCGTTGTTGCGTAGGGTTAACTTGTCGGCGATTGGTAACGCGAACATGTTGGCAAGCATCGCACCGTAGAGAGTGGTGAGAAGTGCAACCGCCATAGCCGGACCAATGGTCTTCGGGTCTTCCATATTGGCAAGCATCTGGACCAAGCCCACAAGCGTTCCAATCATACCCATGGCCGGGCCAACATCGCCGATGGCTTTGAAAATTTTGATGCCACCATCATGCCGGTCCATAGCCTGATACATCTCCTTGGTAAGTGTGGACTTAATTACTTGTCCATCCACGTTATCCACGAGGTATTCGATTCCTTTTTTAAGAAACGGGTTGGTGACGTTCTCTTCTTCCAGGGCCAATACGCCTTCTCGGCGAGCCTTGTTGGAGAGGCTTAGGCTAAGCTCGATAAGTTCGTTGGTGTCTGCGCCCTTGAAGAAAAATGCCTGCAGTGCCACTTTGATAGCTCCAAGGAACTGTCCAAGGCCGAACTTCATCAGTGCAACAAATATACTTCCGCCGATAACAATGAGCAGTGAGGGCGGGTTAATGAAGAGGGCAACGCCACCTTCACCTTGCCCAATGGCAAAGCCAACAATCCCAAAAGCGCCCAATAAACCAATAAGCGTTGCCAGATCCGGCATGGCTGACCTCCCCGTCAAACCGGTACAATACCCTTATAAAAACGGTAGCATGAAGGCTTTGATTCCGCAAACTTCTAAGAAAATCAAGGTGATCGAGGGGCTAGAACGCGAATGGGTTCTTTGATGCCGACCCCTTTGTTGAAGCGCTCCAAGCGCTCACGGACCATCTCGGTCACTTCATGGCCTTTTCGAATCACGATTAGACCCTCGATGGTGGTCACATCTTGGTCGATAATCATCGTTTGCTCGAGCTCTTCGAGTGTCACCGAGCGGGTTGTCATCGGCGGCGGGTCTATCTGAATTTGCGATAGGACGGCCAGCATACGAGGGTCATAGGCCTGCGGGCGAAGCTCTAGGGCCGCGATGCATTCATCCCGGGTAAGGCCACTGGCTACCAATCGTGCAGTATCAAGGCTTAACCGTAGCAAATTGGCTCCGAGTAGGCGGCGGTTGTCTTCGAGGATGTGCCTTTCAGGGTCTTGGGCCCCGAAGGAGCGGTGTTGATTGCCAACCATCACTGCAATGTCTTCTAGTCTTGGGATTCGTTGGAGCAGGCGCTGGGCAGTTTTGGGGTGGTCCAAAAACATCTTTCGCTCTTCTGCGGTGAGTGATTGGCGCGTGTCGATACGATGCAGGAGCTCTCCGGGAAGCATGACGCAGCCAATTTGTGAAACCATAGCTGCAATTTCGAACTCATAAATATTGGGTAAAAAGAGTGCTTCACTGATTCTAATGATGATGGTCCGAAGCTGTTCGGTGCGCCCAAAGGCCTCTTCATTTACCAAGCCAAGTACTTGGGCCATGACATTGACGCTGCCCCAGAGTGTCTCTTCCAGAATTTCTCGTTCTGCAACCACAATTTGGTGATGCTCATGGGCACCTTCGAACGCTGTGAGCAGTTCACCGGCAGGGCAGGGTTTGGAGAGATAGGCGAAAATTCCGCCTTCGTTGACGGCTTTCACCGCTGCTTCAAGGTCTGCGTGACCGGTTAATAAGACACGGCTGCTGTCGGGAGAGGCATCTTTCGCGAGGCTTAGAAACGACGCCCCATCCATTTCTGGCATTCTCATATCTGAAAGAATGACGCAGTATGGGTCGCTTTTG is a genomic window containing:
- the pomA gene encoding flagellar motor protein PomA; the protein is MPDLATLIGLLGAFGIVGFAIGQGEGGVALFINPPSLLIVIGGSIFVALMKFGLGQFLGAIKVALQAFFFKGADTNELIELSLSLSNKARREGVLALEEENVTNPFLKKGIEYLVDNVDGQVIKSTLTKEMYQAMDRHDGGIKIFKAIGDVGPAMGMIGTLVGLVQMLANMEDPKTIGPAMAVALLTTLYGAMLANMFALPIADKLTLRNNEERVTKMLLIDTIVSIQSEQHPRILEESLKPYLKASKRDSGDEKAA
- a CDS encoding response regulator, producing the protein MVDHSETTGSTKRSRKKVKPRVLCVDDEPYVLEGLQVNLRRHFDVSTATSGREALRMIHKSDPYCVILSDMRMPEMDGASFLSLAKDASPDSSRVLLTGHADLEAAVKAVNEGGIFAYLSKPCPAGELLTAFEGAHEHHQIVVAEREILEETLWGSVNVMAQVLGLVNEEAFGRTEQLRTIIIRISEALFLPNIYEFEIAAMVSQIGCVMLPGELLHRIDTRQSLTAEERKMFLDHPKTAQRLLQRIPRLEDIAVMVGNQHRSFGAQDPERHILEDNRRLLGANLLRLSLDTARLVASGLTRDECIAALELRPQAYDPRMLAVLSQIQIDPPPMTTRSVTLEELEQTMIIDQDVTTIEGLIVIRKGHEVTEMVRERLERFNKGVGIKEPIRVLAPRSP